ATTACCGGCATCAGGTTGCTTTTGTTTTAAGGAGACGAAAGACACTATGAATAAGGTGCCTATGACGGTGGTTGGAGCCGAGCAGCTCCGCAAAGAACTGGACATTTTGAAGTTTGACCGCCGCCCTAAAATCACTGAAGCCATTGCTGCGGCAAGAGAGCTTGGCGATCTGAAGGAAAATGCCGAGTATCACGCTGCCCGTGAAGAGCAGGGGATCTGCGAAGCCCGCATCCGTGATATTGAAGGCAAGCTGTCCAATGCCCAAATCATTGATGTCACCAAGATGGCCAACAATGGCCGCATTATCTTCGGTGCAACTGTCACTATTTTGAATCTGGATACCGATGCTGAAGTGACCTATCGCATCGTGGGTGACGACGAGGCCAACATCAAAGAAAACCTGATTTCGGTGAACTCCCCCATTGCCCGTGGCCTGGTGGGTAAAAACCTCGGTGACGAAGTTAACATCACCACTCCTGCCGGCGTGACTGCTTATGAAGTGGTGGAAGTGCAATACATCTGATTGCTTTCGGTGCTGACAAAACAAAAAAGCCGCTATTTAGCGGCTTTTTTGTTGATGCTCTTAATTAAAAAGAGCGAAAGATTATCGCGCCTTTGGCAGGGCAATCTTTTGTTCTTCGGACTGGCGATACAGCACCAGTACGTGACCGATAAGCTGCACCTTGGCGGCTTGGGTTTCACGTACAATGGCGTCAACGATGGCGTTTTTCATTTCACGATCGCTGCTGGCCACTTTCACCTTGATAAGTTCATGGTGACTCAGGGCTCCGTCGATTTCAGCCAGTACTCCCTCGGTCAGGCCATTGGCCCCGAGCAGCACCACCGGCTTTAAATCGTGCGCCAGTCCTTTGAGATGCTGTTTTTGTTTGGTGGTCAGATTCATTTGTACCAACTTTTGCTGAGTTACTGTTGAAAGTTGGGTATTCTACCCTTATATAGCCCTTGTGTAACTCTCATTGTCGCGGATTTTTAATGACAGCTAAAAAACGTTCGGCCAGCTCCACCCGTTGGATGCAGGAGCATTTCGATGACCACTATGTGAAATTGGCACAAAAACGGGGCTTACGCTCTCGTGCCGCCTTCAAGCTCGAAGAATTACAGGAAAAGGATCATCTGATAAAGCCCGGCATGACGGTGGTGGATTTGGGAGCAGCCCCCGGTGGCTGGTCTCAGGTTGCGGTCAAACTCGTGGGTGATAGGGGTAAGGTGATAGCCTGTGATATCCTGCCTATGGACCCCATTGTTGGCGTTGATTTTCTGCAGGGTGATTTCCGCGAAGATGCCGTGCTTAACGCATTGCTCGAGCGGGTGGGTGACGAGAAGGTAGATGTTGTGCTGTCTGATATGGCACCCAACATGAGTGGTTCTGATGGGGTCGATCAGCCCCGAGCCATG
This portion of the Shewanella amazonensis SB2B genome encodes:
- the yhbY gene encoding ribosome assembly RNA-binding protein YhbY, whose translation is MNLTTKQKQHLKGLAHDLKPVVLLGANGLTEGVLAEIDGALSHHELIKVKVASSDREMKNAIVDAIVRETQAAKVQLIGHVLVLYRQSEEQKIALPKAR
- the greA gene encoding transcription elongation factor GreA gives rise to the protein MNKVPMTVVGAEQLRKELDILKFDRRPKITEAIAAARELGDLKENAEYHAAREEQGICEARIRDIEGKLSNAQIIDVTKMANNGRIIFGATVTILNLDTDAEVTYRIVGDDEANIKENLISVNSPIARGLVGKNLGDEVNITTPAGVTAYEVVEVQYI
- the rlmE gene encoding 23S rRNA (uridine(2552)-2'-O)-methyltransferase RlmE — protein: MTAKKRSASSTRWMQEHFDDHYVKLAQKRGLRSRAAFKLEELQEKDHLIKPGMTVVDLGAAPGGWSQVAVKLVGDRGKVIACDILPMDPIVGVDFLQGDFREDAVLNALLERVGDEKVDVVLSDMAPNMSGSDGVDQPRAMYLVELALDMCHQVLAPNGSFAVKVFQGEGFDEYMKAVREAFKVVKTRKPDSSRARSREVYLVATGYKL